One genomic segment of Candidatus Micrarchaeota archaeon includes these proteins:
- a CDS encoding DUF2070 family protein — protein sequence MGGDSTTRAVNLTRFLISVPSSKKTLLMLFLISTVLGIFIAFIHSQRSLFSCLLLGSATGIFLLGIPAMLSSVTCYAINRNFKFRRILFLSFVTMLIYGLGYIVYFTLMELSFPYADLVVYLLYGTVFALWFISLLSVFGRSYTALVFSLIQMTYFSLFLIGNNYIDLMGTSSDILFTQVFKLYLASCIFFVSSYLFLQFINAPMKQMFGIKSTEAFNLFMEHWMGESDRLEELFDRIGESVKTWVGAVRFFRSSGEPINIVVPYIHFGPFGSLGGSRYSAELAELLTKEGFGRTVVLHSTTTHDFNPVSRDELKVITETTKSLLSKMEPDSEGLSVEVVKSGSATLHVIDDGRSAIFGITRAPDTTEDADFGFGESLMNLMERFRDQAIVFDEHNCDTGKVLSYTVGHRYYWDCRSALERYASLIEENRVIKTRFKVGFGHTNVKGHNIGSAGIKTLVFELMDGAGRKKGAKRSKRKLKKVAFIVIDANGITPGFRRTVIERVKERFGFDLVELISTDTHEVNAVRGVVNPITESQLDILYPAIETSLNDALRDMLPASVGMDKARVDVKVLGTKHAIEIVSTVNAIVAVAKVALPFILLWTVMLIFWAFSSFR from the coding sequence ATGGGAGGAGATTCGACAACACGGGCGGTTAATCTTACCAGGTTTCTCATATCCGTTCCCAGCAGTAAAAAGACCCTTCTTATGCTGTTTCTCATCAGCACGGTCCTTGGCATATTCATAGCGTTCATTCATTCTCAGAGATCCCTGTTCTCCTGCCTGTTGTTAGGGAGCGCCACCGGGATATTCTTGTTAGGGATACCGGCAATGTTGTCATCAGTAACCTGTTACGCGATCAACAGGAATTTCAAGTTCAGGAGGATACTATTCCTCTCATTTGTTACAATGCTGATATACGGTCTGGGCTATATCGTTTATTTTACGTTGATGGAACTATCATTTCCGTATGCAGACCTTGTTGTGTACCTCCTTTACGGAACAGTGTTTGCATTGTGGTTTATCTCATTGTTAAGTGTTTTCGGTAGGTCGTATACCGCCTTAGTATTCTCTCTTATCCAGATGACTTACTTCAGTCTCTTTTTGATAGGGAACAATTACATCGACCTTATGGGCACCTCTTCAGACATTCTTTTTACACAGGTCTTCAAACTTTACCTTGCATCTTGTATATTCTTTGTAAGCAGTTACCTGTTCTTACAGTTCATCAACGCCCCCATGAAACAGATGTTCGGAATAAAAAGCACCGAAGCGTTCAACCTGTTTATGGAGCATTGGATGGGCGAATCCGACAGACTGGAAGAACTGTTTGATAGGATAGGTGAATCTGTAAAAACATGGGTAGGTGCGGTACGGTTCTTCAGAAGTTCCGGAGAACCGATAAATATCGTTGTTCCTTATATCCATTTCGGACCGTTCGGATCTCTGGGCGGTAGCAGGTATTCTGCGGAACTGGCAGAACTGCTTACAAAAGAAGGTTTTGGCCGAACTGTCGTGTTGCACAGCACAACCACGCACGATTTCAACCCTGTATCGCGGGATGAATTAAAAGTTATTACTGAAACAACAAAATCTCTGTTATCCAAGATGGAACCTGATAGTGAGGGACTGTCCGTCGAAGTTGTTAAGTCCGGTAGTGCGACGCTCCATGTGATCGATGACGGTAGGAGTGCAATATTCGGTATAACACGTGCACCCGACACAACGGAAGATGCGGATTTCGGGTTTGGCGAATCGTTGATGAATCTCATGGAACGGTTCAGAGATCAAGCCATAGTGTTTGATGAACATAATTGCGATACGGGTAAAGTCCTTTCCTACACCGTCGGTCATCGGTACTATTGGGATTGTAGGTCGGCTCTTGAAAGATACGCTTCTTTAATAGAGGAGAACCGGGTGATCAAAACCAGGTTTAAGGTGGGGTTCGGGCATACGAATGTGAAGGGGCATAACATAGGTAGTGCAGGTATCAAAACGCTGGTTTTCGAACTTATGGACGGCGCAGGTCGGAAGAAAGGAGCGAAACGCAGTAAACGAAAACTTAAAAAGGTCGCTTTTATAGTCATCGATGCAAACGGGATCACTCCCGGTTTCAGAAGGACCGTGATAGAAAGAGTGAAGGAGAGGTTCGGGTTCGATTTAGTCGAACTGATCTCTACAGATACCCATGAAGTCAATGCTGTCCGGGGTGTGGTTAACCCGATAACAGAATCCCAATTAGACATTTTATACCCTGCTATCGAAACGTCTTTGAACGATGCTTTGCGCGACATGCTTCCGGCCAGTGTAGGTATGGACAAGGCGAGGGTAGATGTCAAGGTCTTGGGAACCAAACACGCCATAGAAATCGTGTCAACTGTAAATGCCATAGTAGCAGTGGCCAAGGTAGCGTTACCTTTTATACTCCTGTGGACAGTTATGTTGATATTCTGGGCGTTTTCGTCATTCAGATGA
- a CDS encoding glycosyltransferase, producing the protein MRIAFFTDTYHPNVDGVVMMMDALRASIERLGHEVFIFAPGTGEDIRKNTDDHVYYFKGVKFPPYPSYKLALWPFSSLAMVKQLNIDVIHSHGVATTSLAALLAGKLYDIPTVATYHTKVTDAVHYVTGDPCIEQFLRRAIWAYLERMYSQYDLVTCPSKYIQRLLKAHGIESVVIPNGIDISRFRPTTVDKRIFGLDDESKVILHVGRIVKEKNLDIIIRSLPLIPSEYSLVIIGHGPAESYYRKLTEKYRVSDRVKFLGFVPNNELPAYYSSADVFVFASRFDTQGLVALEALACGTPIAGLKGIAIEEIVRPGLTGYLFDEDPLSVRKAIVSAAELKRRHTSEQIRYTALAYSRERMTESFLYIYRQLIEKKKRSTKR; encoded by the coding sequence ATGCGTATAGCATTCTTTACAGATACGTACCATCCGAACGTTGATGGCGTGGTTATGATGATGGACGCGCTCCGCGCGTCCATCGAACGGTTGGGCCACGAAGTGTTCATCTTTGCCCCGGGTACCGGTGAAGATATCAGAAAGAATACCGATGACCATGTTTATTATTTCAAAGGGGTCAAGTTCCCGCCGTATCCTTCGTACAAATTGGCTCTCTGGCCGTTTTCCTCTTTGGCTATGGTCAAACAGTTAAATATAGATGTCATCCATTCTCACGGAGTTGCTACAACCAGTTTGGCTGCCTTGTTAGCAGGGAAGTTGTACGATATTCCCACAGTAGCCACCTATCATACAAAGGTTACTGATGCTGTACATTACGTTACCGGAGATCCGTGCATAGAACAGTTCCTCCGTAGAGCGATATGGGCATATCTTGAACGCATGTATTCACAGTACGACCTTGTTACATGTCCCAGCAAATACATCCAGAGATTACTCAAAGCACACGGGATCGAATCGGTCGTGATACCGAACGGGATAGACATCTCACGTTTCAGACCTACTACTGTCGACAAGAGAATATTCGGTTTGGATGATGAGAGTAAGGTCATTCTTCATGTCGGTCGCATTGTTAAAGAGAAGAATCTCGACATCATTATCAGATCTTTACCTCTCATTCCCTCCGAATACTCTCTGGTAATCATAGGTCACGGACCGGCCGAATCTTATTATCGAAAACTGACTGAGAAATACCGTGTGAGTGACAGGGTTAAGTTTTTGGGATTCGTCCCGAACAACGAACTCCCTGCATACTATTCATCGGCCGATGTCTTCGTGTTTGCATCGAGGTTCGATACACAAGGTTTGGTAGCTCTGGAGGCATTGGCTTGCGGTACACCTATCGCCGGGTTGAAAGGTATAGCGATAGAGGAGATAGTTCGACCAGGGCTTACCGGTTACCTATTCGATGAGGACCCCCTTTCCGTTCGTAAAGCGATCGTATCTGCTGCGGAGTTGAAACGTCGTCACACCAGTGAACAAATCCGTTACACCGCGCTTGCTTACTCCAGAGAACGCATGACTGAAAGTTTTCTTTACATATACCGACAACTCATTGAGAAGAAAAAGAGATCCACAAAACGATAA